A genomic segment from Gossypium hirsutum isolate 1008001.06 chromosome D04, Gossypium_hirsutum_v2.1, whole genome shotgun sequence encodes:
- the LOC107899728 gene encoding uncharacterized protein: MGSSVAERGKMSDWGPVFIAVVLFILLTPGLLIQVPGRSRYVEFGNFQTSGVSILVHSIIYFGFICIFLIAIGVHMYVGS, translated from the exons ATG GGTTCTAGTGTTGCTGAGAGAGGAAAGATGTCGGATTGGGGGCCGGTTTTCATCGCGGTGGTGCTTTTCATACTTCTAACACCAGGGCTGCTGATTCAGGTTCCAGGGAGATCCCGATATGTAGAGTTTGGAAACTTTCAGACTAGTGGAGTATCCATCCTGGTGCATTccattatttattttggattcaTCTGTATCTTCCTTATAGCTATTGGTGTGCATATGTATGTTGGCTCATAG
- the LOC107899729 gene encoding uncharacterized protein has protein sequence MSGDWGPVVVAVVLFVLCSPGLLFQLPGNKRAVEFANFQTSPISIFVHTIIFFGLVTIFVIAIGIHIYSG, from the coding sequence ATGTCGGGAGATTGGGGGCCAGTAGTGGTGGCAGTGGTGCTGTTTGTGTTGTGTTCACCAGGGTTGCTGTTTCAGCTGCCTGGAAACAAAAGAGCAGTGGAATTTGCTAACTTCCAGACGAGTCCAATCTCCATTTTTGTTCATACCATCATATTCTTTGGGCTAGTCACTATCTTTGTGATTGCTATTGGCATTCACATTTATTCAGGGTAG
- the LOC107898475 gene encoding uncharacterized protein, with protein MEFNSKRQGFFKGKLTPFYRAVKGVPTRQYSSKVKPNQGSSTSASISFRVHQDYMISQPKQISYIVPGDKNREKLSQIDNFFGVTGDESVDIKAATYISSVQERFKLET; from the coding sequence ATGGAGTTCAACAGCAAGCGTCAAGGGTTCTTCAAGGGGAAACTGACGCCATTCTACCGAGCAGTTAAGGGGGTTCCGACTAGGCAGTACAGCAGCAAGGTGAAGCCAAACCAAGGTTCTTCGACATCAGCTTCGATCAGCTTTCGAGTTCACCAGGATTACATGATTTCCCAACCAAAACAGATCTCATACATTGTACCAGGTGACAAGAACCGAGAAAAGTTGAGCCAAATCGACAACTTCTTCGGCGTTactggtgatgaaagtgttgataTTAAGGCTGCTACTTACATCTCTTCTGTTCAAGAACGTTTCAAGCTTGAAACATAA
- the LOC107899731 gene encoding uncharacterized protein, producing MKDWAAPFVAAALFAFLSPGVILQIPGKNQPIGFMNMKTSVAAIFVHAVLYALFLILFLVVLHIHLYV from the coding sequence atgaaagattgggCTGCTCCCTTCGTAGCTGCAGCACTGTTTGCATTTCTATCACCAGGGGTAATCTTGCAAATCCCAGGGAAGAATCAACCCATCGGTTTTATGAACATGAAAACAAGTGTGGCTGCAATTTTTGTGCATGCTGTTCTCTATGCTTTGTTCCTCATCCTGTTCCTTGTGGTTCTTCATATCCACCTCTATGTCTAA